A single genomic interval of Rosistilla ulvae harbors:
- a CDS encoding PDZ domain-containing protein produces MRLNLFKCSTLVILLVVAVSVCRGDEADTSPVAPAEQASATANTDAPMHRWVSQLSSPQYRLRELATTRLLLAGSAAVPALEAGLRDGDLETTSRILSVLRKMSVAFDPQQQTRDLAWESLERVGAAGASSAATRAQLAMDEVRDDRKERAMEVLTGSGIFIGFGEYHLASSVVSNNYHMRIPKDWSGNVATLSWLTWLHGVETVILSGDKITAEVVDHVATIPDMKNLVIRDTTISVDDIKGLIDLTRLDHFQLVNVSAGDEFIDTLAQLPLRRGLTLFGTDITLEGYERLKSSFPNLEIQCRGGFLGVRCSPLNPNCEVGTVEPNTAAAEAGVRSGDVITKFGEFDVKSFADLQAAIAKQTAAEKPIPMQINRIVEEQVEVELPNEEGEPTPKLIRTIRRQKTFTLTVKLKRQFP; encoded by the coding sequence ATGAGGCTGAATCTATTCAAGTGCTCCACGCTAGTCATCTTGCTGGTCGTTGCAGTCTCGGTTTGTCGCGGCGACGAAGCCGACACGTCGCCGGTCGCTCCCGCTGAACAAGCGTCAGCGACAGCTAACACCGATGCTCCGATGCATCGATGGGTCTCTCAACTCTCCTCGCCCCAATACCGACTGCGCGAACTCGCAACGACGCGACTGCTGTTGGCCGGTTCGGCCGCCGTTCCCGCGTTGGAAGCAGGGCTTCGGGACGGCGACCTTGAAACGACATCGCGAATCCTTTCGGTGCTGCGGAAGATGTCGGTCGCTTTTGATCCGCAACAACAAACGCGAGATCTCGCTTGGGAATCGCTGGAACGCGTCGGCGCCGCAGGTGCTTCGTCCGCCGCAACTCGGGCTCAATTGGCGATGGACGAAGTTCGCGACGACCGCAAAGAACGGGCGATGGAAGTCCTGACCGGGTCAGGCATCTTCATCGGCTTTGGCGAATACCATTTGGCGTCCTCGGTCGTCAGCAACAACTACCACATGCGGATCCCGAAAGACTGGTCAGGGAACGTCGCAACGCTCTCCTGGCTCACCTGGCTGCATGGTGTGGAGACTGTCATTTTGAGTGGTGACAAGATCACGGCGGAAGTCGTCGATCACGTGGCAACCATTCCCGACATGAAGAATTTGGTCATTCGCGACACCACGATCTCCGTCGACGATATCAAGGGACTGATAGACCTAACGCGGTTGGATCATTTCCAATTGGTCAATGTTTCGGCAGGTGACGAATTCATCGACACGCTTGCCCAATTGCCGCTGCGTCGCGGTTTGACTTTGTTCGGAACCGACATCACGTTGGAAGGTTACGAACGCCTGAAGTCGTCGTTTCCAAATCTGGAGATTCAGTGCCGCGGCGGATTCCTGGGAGTCCGATGCAGCCCGCTGAATCCAAACTGCGAAGTCGGTACGGTGGAACCCAATACCGCCGCGGCCGAGGCGGGGGTGCGTTCGGGAGATGTAATCACCAAGTTTGGCGAATTCGATGTCAAATCGTTTGCCGATCTACAAGCGGCGATCGCCAAACAGACAGCTGCCGAAAAACCGATCCCAATGCAGATCAACAGGATCGTGGAAGAACAGGTCGAGGTCGAACTCCCCAACGAGGAAGGTGAACCGACGCCGAAGTTGATTCGCACCATCCGGCGACAAAAAACCTTCACACTGACAGTTAAACTGAAGCGTCAGTTTCCGTAG
- a CDS encoding thioredoxin domain-containing protein, producing the protein MSHAPTSRSVVFRPFPAAVFCIAVLIAIVLPGRPAGADEPPGKQHPPNRLAAETSPYLLQHARNPVDWYPWGDEAFAKAKAENKPIFLSVGYSSCHWCHVMERESFEDVEIAKYLNEHFVCIKVDREERPDVDAIYMQAVQLLTQRGGWPMSVFMTTDAKPFYGGSYFPARDGDREGAPGFLSLIQAIQTAWERDQEQILASGDQMTDALQKQMDLASVLPAAKPSVGLVTRVGQRLAEEYDAEHGGFGFVENQSNRPKFPEPSNLFYLLHRATDESLDEPVRDQALAMLTRTLDKMAAGGIQDHLGGGFHRYSVDRFWYIPHFEKMLYDNGQLASVYARAFALTGNPEYRWVVEDLLAWSSREMLSPEGGFYSAIDADSEGEEGAFYRWTKDDLKAFSADPNYARFAATYQLDGEPNFEGEFFVPQTDEPLATIAKPLSLDAASLRETLAPLRATMLADRAERTAPITDTKILTSWNGLMIRGYADAGRLLDQLEYVEVAKRAATFVLKSLRQPDGTLLRTYSAGQAKLNAYVDDYAFFVDGLIAIHQATGEPQWLDDARTLTDIQIAQFWDEQRDGFYFTSQDHQSLIARAKDPVDSAIPSGNSVAAENLLYLDEHIESPTQYRDYAQRTIANVAGLLKRSPTSAPRAAVSMAKILAETKP; encoded by the coding sequence ATGTCGCACGCACCTACCTCCCGATCGGTTGTCTTTCGCCCCTTCCCTGCCGCGGTGTTTTGCATCGCGGTGCTGATCGCAATCGTCCTGCCGGGACGACCGGCCGGGGCCGATGAGCCGCCGGGCAAGCAGCATCCGCCAAATCGTTTAGCTGCCGAAACCAGTCCCTATCTGTTGCAGCACGCTCGCAATCCGGTCGACTGGTACCCGTGGGGCGACGAAGCGTTTGCCAAAGCCAAGGCGGAGAACAAACCGATTTTTCTGTCGGTCGGCTACAGCAGCTGTCACTGGTGCCACGTGATGGAACGCGAATCGTTCGAGGATGTGGAGATTGCGAAATACCTGAACGAGCACTTCGTTTGTATCAAGGTCGATCGCGAGGAGCGGCCCGACGTCGATGCGATCTACATGCAAGCGGTCCAACTGTTGACGCAGCGCGGCGGCTGGCCGATGTCGGTCTTTATGACAACCGACGCAAAACCATTTTACGGCGGCAGCTACTTCCCCGCCCGCGATGGCGATCGCGAAGGAGCCCCCGGCTTTCTCTCGTTGATCCAGGCGATCCAGACGGCTTGGGAACGGGACCAGGAACAGATCCTTGCCAGCGGCGACCAGATGACCGATGCGCTGCAGAAGCAGATGGACCTGGCATCGGTCCTTCCCGCCGCAAAGCCTTCGGTAGGACTGGTCACACGCGTCGGGCAGCGTCTGGCCGAAGAGTATGATGCCGAACACGGCGGATTCGGATTTGTCGAAAACCAATCGAATCGCCCGAAGTTCCCCGAGCCTTCGAACCTCTTCTACCTGCTGCACCGGGCAACCGACGAATCGCTCGACGAACCGGTTCGCGACCAAGCCCTTGCGATGCTTACCCGCACGCTCGACAAGATGGCTGCCGGCGGGATCCAGGATCATTTGGGCGGCGGTTTCCATCGCTACAGCGTCGATCGATTCTGGTATATCCCACACTTTGAAAAGATGCTCTACGACAACGGCCAGCTGGCCAGCGTCTACGCTCGAGCGTTCGCATTGACCGGCAATCCCGAATACCGCTGGGTGGTCGAGGATCTGTTGGCTTGGTCGTCGCGCGAGATGCTGTCGCCCGAAGGAGGCTTCTATTCGGCGATCGATGCCGACAGCGAAGGGGAAGAGGGAGCTTTCTATCGTTGGACGAAAGACGATCTGAAAGCGTTTTCTGCCGATCCAAACTACGCCCGATTTGCGGCGACTTATCAACTGGATGGCGAGCCAAATTTTGAAGGCGAATTCTTCGTGCCACAGACCGACGAACCGCTGGCAACGATTGCGAAACCTTTGAGTCTCGATGCGGCCTCGTTGCGAGAGACGCTTGCGCCATTGCGAGCCACGATGCTGGCGGATCGCGCGGAACGAACCGCTCCGATAACCGACACCAAGATCTTGACGTCCTGGAACGGTTTAATGATCCGTGGCTACGCCGATGCCGGTCGTCTGCTGGATCAGCTCGAATACGTAGAGGTCGCTAAACGAGCAGCCACGTTTGTGTTGAAATCGTTGCGGCAACCCGACGGCACGCTCCTGCGAACCTATTCAGCCGGCCAGGCCAAGCTTAACGCCTACGTCGACGATTATGCATTTTTCGTCGACGGATTGATCGCGATCCATCAAGCGACGGGCGAGCCGCAGTGGCTCGACGATGCGAGAACACTCACCGACATTCAGATCGCCCAGTTCTGGGATGAACAACGCGACGGCTTCTATTTCACCTCGCAGGATCATCAATCGTTGATCGCGCGGGCGAAAGATCCCGTCGACAGCGCGATCCCATCGGGGAACAGCGTCGCCGCCGAGAACCTTTTGTATCTCGACGAGCACATCGAATCGCCGACACAATATCGCGACTACGCCCAGCGAACGATCGCAAATGTGGCTGGTCTGCTGAAACGCTCTCCCACATCGGCGCCTCGCGCGGCGGTCTCGATGGCCAAGATCCTTGCTGAAACCAAACCATGA
- a CDS encoding DUF4254 domain-containing protein, with protein MPLPIDVDAIVQLQADAVEQWHRGPIANPYTDFMQLVCQQHEHNYRLWHQEDIARAKDVSDAEIAQVKRNIDGLNQKRNDWIEKLDDSITLLLAQQGVETAEGAPINTETSGSAIDRLSIMSLRLYHYEEQLERDDASDEHRELVTQRIELCRQQQGDLSNSLKELLVDLFAGRKAHRTYRQMKMYNDPTLNPYLYAAQKLRAG; from the coding sequence ATGCCCCTGCCTATCGATGTTGACGCGATCGTCCAATTACAAGCGGATGCTGTGGAGCAGTGGCATCGCGGCCCGATCGCGAACCCGTACACCGATTTCATGCAGCTGGTTTGCCAGCAACACGAACACAATTATCGCCTGTGGCACCAGGAAGATATCGCCCGGGCAAAGGATGTTTCCGACGCCGAGATCGCTCAAGTCAAGCGGAACATCGACGGCCTAAACCAGAAACGGAACGACTGGATCGAAAAACTGGACGATTCGATCACCTTGTTGCTGGCTCAACAGGGCGTCGAAACCGCCGAAGGTGCCCCGATCAACACCGAGACTTCCGGCAGCGCGATCGACCGGCTGTCGATCATGTCGCTGCGGTTGTACCACTATGAAGAGCAACTCGAACGCGACGACGCCTCCGATGAGCACCGCGAATTGGTCACCCAACGGATCGAACTCTGCCGGCAACAACAGGGAGATCTTTCCAATTCGCTGAAAGAATTGTTGGTCGATCTGTTCGCCGGACGCAAGGCGCACCGAACCTATCGCCAGATGAAGATGTATAATGATCCGACACTGAACCCGTATTTGTACGCCGCCCAAAAGCTGCGCGCTGGTTGA
- a CDS encoding Trm112 family protein — protein MIDPSLFEYIRCPVTQSTLAVAADELIQQINQRVSAGEARNRIDRPVQRPLESGLINADGTLIYPVWADIPTLIPDEAIPIAAASAGAETTETDASV, from the coding sequence GTGATCGACCCAAGCCTGTTCGAATATATTCGCTGCCCCGTCACTCAGTCGACGCTGGCGGTAGCCGCCGACGAATTGATCCAGCAGATCAACCAGCGGGTTTCCGCTGGAGAGGCTCGCAATCGGATCGACCGCCCGGTGCAGCGACCGCTCGAGTCGGGATTGATCAACGCCGACGGAACGCTGATCTATCCGGTTTGGGCTGACATTCCGACGTTGATTCCGGACGAAGCGATTCCGATCGCCGCGGCGTCTGCAGGGGCGGAAACTACGGAAACTGACGCTTCAGTTTAA